GAAGGAAATTAGCAAAGATAGTTTTCATCGTTTTGCCATTGCTTACGGCTTATCTATTCCTGATTACGAAGCACCAGTAGTCACAGGTTTTCCTACACAATTCCCTGATGCACCTCCACCACGGTCTTTACCCTGTCCTGTGCGTGATACTGGCCATTATCCAGACGATAATTCATCAATGTAGAAATTGAAAGGTTAATTACTTCATTTAAACATCTCAGCGTTTAGATGCTTAGATGTTTATTTAAGATACAATAAATCTATCCTTACATTCATCCCCCCATGATCATCACCGTCGCCTCATTCAAGGGAGGCGTAGGCAAATCCACCACTGCCTTACACTTAGCAGCTTACTGTCAACAATTAGCCCCTTCCCTATTAGTAGACGGGGACTTAAACCGCAGTGCTTTGGACTGGGCTAGTCGAGGACAGCTACCCTTTAAAGTCGTGGATGAAAAACAGGGGGTTAAATATGCCAGGAACTACGAACACATTATTATTGACACCCCTGCCCGTCCTGCCCCCGATGACTTGAAAACCATTGCCTCTGGCTGTGATTTACTGATTCTGCCTACCAGTCCCGATGCTTTGGCTTTGGGGGCAACCCTGCAAATGGTGGATGATCTGCACTCCTTAGAAGCCAATTATCGAATTTTGCTGACCTTAATTCCCCCCCGTCCTTCTAAAACAGGTTCTGAAGCCCGAACTGCCATTAAAAATGCTAAATTACCCCTGTTTAAAACAGGGATTCGGCGGTTGGCAGTGTTTCAAAAAGCAGCCCTTGAGGGGATTCCCGTCAATCAGGTTAAAGATCCCTACGCTAGTGCGGCTTGGGATTGTTATGTCAAAGTTGGCCAGGAGATTTTACCATGAGCAAAAAACCATCAAGCCGATTTGATGACTTATTCAGTGCAGCCCGTAGTAAAACCCAAGATGCCTCACCATTGGAAAGCACGACGGGGGAAACTAAGAAAAGCA
The window above is part of the Rippkaea orientalis PCC 8801 genome. Proteins encoded here:
- a CDS encoding ParA family protein yields the protein MIITVASFKGGVGKSTTALHLAAYCQQLAPSLLVDGDLNRSALDWASRGQLPFKVVDEKQGVKYARNYEHIIIDTPARPAPDDLKTIASGCDLLILPTSPDALALGATLQMVDDLHSLEANYRILLTLIPPRPSKTGSEARTAIKNAKLPLFKTGIRRLAVFQKAALEGIPVNQVKDPYASAAWDCYVKVGQEILP